From one Streptomyces sp. NBC_01478 genomic stretch:
- a CDS encoding type B 50S ribosomal protein L31 → MRENTHPPYGPVVFRDRAANHAFLTRSTMTSAKTVEWEDGHTYPVVDVEISNVSHPFYTGTARVLDTAGRVERFERRYGKQD, encoded by the coding sequence ATGCGCGAGAACACCCACCCGCCCTACGGCCCGGTCGTCTTCCGGGACCGCGCCGCGAACCACGCCTTCCTGACCCGCTCGACGATGACGAGTGCGAAGACGGTCGAGTGGGAGGACGGCCACACGTACCCCGTCGTCGACGTCGAGATCTCGAACGTCAGCCACCCCTTCTACACCGGCACGGCCCGCGTCCTGGACACGGCCGGCCGCGTGGAGCGCTTCGAGCGCCGGTACGGGAAGCAGGACTGA
- a CDS encoding AfsR/SARP family transcriptional regulator, translating into MRCELRFGLLGTTVLYGRDGDGVQPIGSPKVRVLLAALLLEPGRVVSVDALKDALWGGSPPASAHASLHNHVTRLRRLLDDPERLRAVPPGYLLRVDEGELDVHVFETRVAEARTAHAAGDWPGTVRACTAALALWRGTPLSGLPADLGGYAVAQRLTEARLLVLEWRYDAELALGGIRLGGLVPELAALVADHPLRERYHRQLMLALHRTGRQAEALAVHRDLRNRLVEELGIEPGAGVREAHVEVLRGVEVREVQGKGAGATGPVEGGVEAGVGVVGAVGADEPVHPPGATAPTAAPDMPAAHSPPTPHPAQLPPPPAHFTGRTDTLHALRDTLASPSAEPNSPPRSHPLAVISGTAGVGKSALALHTAHALRTRFPDGQLYVNLHGATPGMTPLTSGQALHALLRDLGAEPRHIPEHPDAASALLRSLLAPTRTLLVLDDAENAAQVRPLLPAGTGCAVIVTSRSPLTALDGARRFPLAPLSGEDSAALLRAVSGREGLDAAHPLVELTGRLPLALRVVAARLAARRALTPDVLAGQLAATESRLPHLEYDDLSVRRSLAVAHDALAASGRETDRDAALALRRIGALDLPAYGAPLLARLAGTDEHRAASALDRLVDVALLEETAYGRYTPHDLVRDFARELAQGEGDMSGGTEGNGDPIDTALAWYAAVAERTLTAIVEPGLDQDDRRRPTAAQLPGHTAEVAATAPFPRSEDAFAWGDLELENVVTLVTRYRDTPDLRRTAHVSTLVRLLFPYVLRGGRVAETEVLGRVALGAARRLGDAAAEAYALGDLAGLHFLTGRQNEALGLNDEALAIWWRLDAVSWIRRCLNNRGLLLEGLGRYAESGVALRQSLAYSRQLNDPYGEAVTYSHLGNLYEHTDPRAAVEQHRRSLAIGDEIGAVIVQHSAHCNIGYAHLTLGEPAAAVPHFEESLRILGGHGDWHGESQTRLGLVRALRLLGRGEHAGTECAELLRRADARADRYMGGLARHQLGLLLREQGRAEEAYEEWRAALDALDGTDEKAVVRELGELLSQCDARRPARP; encoded by the coding sequence ATGCGGTGCGAGCTGCGGTTCGGACTGCTGGGCACGACTGTCCTCTACGGCCGTGACGGTGACGGTGTGCAACCCATCGGCAGCCCCAAGGTGCGGGTCCTGCTGGCCGCGCTGCTCCTGGAACCCGGCCGGGTGGTCTCCGTCGACGCCCTCAAGGACGCCCTGTGGGGCGGCTCACCGCCGGCGTCCGCGCACGCCTCCCTGCACAACCACGTGACCCGTCTGCGCCGCCTGCTCGACGACCCCGAGCGGCTGCGCGCGGTACCCCCGGGCTACCTTCTCCGCGTCGACGAGGGCGAGTTGGACGTCCACGTCTTCGAGACCCGGGTCGCCGAGGCCCGCACCGCGCACGCGGCCGGGGACTGGCCCGGCACGGTCCGCGCCTGCACGGCGGCCCTCGCCCTCTGGCGCGGCACCCCGCTCAGCGGCCTCCCCGCCGACCTCGGCGGCTACGCCGTCGCCCAACGCCTGACCGAGGCCCGTCTCCTCGTCCTCGAATGGCGCTACGACGCCGAGTTGGCCCTGGGTGGCATCCGACTCGGCGGTCTCGTACCGGAGTTGGCCGCCCTCGTCGCCGACCATCCCCTCCGGGAGCGCTACCACCGCCAGTTGATGCTCGCCCTCCACCGCACCGGCCGCCAGGCCGAGGCCCTCGCCGTCCACCGCGACCTGCGCAACCGCCTGGTCGAGGAACTCGGCATCGAGCCGGGGGCGGGGGTGCGGGAAGCGCATGTGGAGGTGTTGCGCGGGGTGGAGGTTCGCGAGGTTCAAGGGAAGGGGGCGGGCGCCACCGGTCCCGTCGAAGGCGGCGTCGAAGCCGGAGTCGGAGTCGTCGGAGCCGTCGGCGCGGACGAACCGGTCCACCCGCCCGGCGCGACCGCCCCGACCGCCGCCCCCGACATGCCCGCCGCCCACTCACCCCCGACCCCCCACCCCGCCCAACTCCCGCCCCCACCGGCCCACTTCACCGGCCGCACCGACACCCTCCACGCCCTGCGCGACACCCTCGCGAGCCCGTCCGCGGAACCGAATTCCCCACCCCGCTCCCACCCCCTCGCCGTCATCAGCGGCACGGCCGGCGTCGGCAAGAGCGCGCTCGCGCTGCACACGGCCCACGCGCTGCGAACCCGTTTCCCCGACGGGCAGTTGTACGTGAACCTGCACGGCGCCACCCCCGGCATGACCCCCCTCACCTCCGGCCAGGCGCTCCACGCCCTGCTCCGCGACCTCGGCGCCGAACCCCGGCACATCCCCGAACACCCGGACGCGGCAAGCGCGTTGCTCCGTTCCCTGCTCGCCCCCACCCGCACGCTGCTGGTGCTGGACGACGCGGAGAACGCGGCTCAGGTACGGCCGTTGCTGCCGGCCGGCACCGGGTGCGCGGTGATCGTCACCAGCCGCTCGCCGCTGACCGCGCTCGACGGCGCCCGCCGCTTCCCGCTCGCGCCGCTGTCCGGCGAGGACAGTGCCGCACTGCTGCGCGCGGTCTCCGGCCGCGAGGGCCTCGACGCGGCCCACCCGCTCGTCGAACTCACCGGCCGTCTCCCGCTCGCCCTGCGCGTCGTCGCCGCCCGGCTGGCCGCCCGCCGGGCCCTCACCCCGGACGTCCTCGCCGGTCAACTGGCCGCCACGGAAAGCCGGTTGCCCCACCTGGAGTACGACGACCTCAGCGTCCGCCGCTCCCTGGCGGTGGCCCACGACGCGCTCGCCGCCTCCGGGCGCGAGACCGACCGCGACGCGGCCCTCGCCCTCCGCCGCATCGGCGCCCTCGACCTCCCGGCCTACGGCGCCCCCCTCCTCGCCCGCCTCGCCGGCACCGACGAACACCGCGCCGCATCCGCCCTCGACCGCCTCGTCGACGTGGCCCTCCTGGAGGAGACGGCGTACGGCCGCTACACCCCGCACGACCTGGTGCGCGACTTCGCCCGCGAACTGGCGCAGGGGGAAGGGGACATGAGCGGGGGCACGGAGGGGAACGGCGATCCCATCGACACCGCCCTCGCCTGGTACGCCGCGGTAGCGGAACGCACCCTCACCGCCATCGTTGAACCCGGCCTCGACCAGGACGACCGCCGCCGCCCCACCGCCGCCCAACTCCCCGGCCACACCGCGGAGGTTGCGGCCACCGCCCCCTTCCCCCGCTCCGAAGACGCCTTCGCCTGGGGCGACTTGGAGCTGGAGAACGTGGTGACGCTCGTGACCCGGTACCGCGACACCCCCGATCTCCGCCGGACCGCCCACGTCTCGACCCTCGTCCGGCTCCTCTTCCCCTATGTCCTGCGGGGCGGCCGCGTCGCCGAGACGGAGGTGCTCGGCCGGGTCGCCCTGGGCGCCGCGCGGCGGCTCGGGGACGCGGCGGCGGAGGCGTACGCGCTGGGGGATCTCGCCGGGCTGCACTTCCTGACCGGGCGGCAGAACGAGGCCCTCGGGCTCAACGACGAGGCGCTGGCGATCTGGTGGCGGCTCGACGCGGTCTCCTGGATCCGCCGCTGCCTCAACAACCGCGGTCTGCTCCTCGAAGGCCTGGGCCGCTACGCCGAGTCCGGGGTCGCGCTGCGCCAAAGCCTCGCGTACTCACGGCAGTTGAACGACCCGTACGGCGAGGCCGTGACCTACAGCCACCTCGGCAACCTGTACGAGCACACCGACCCCCGGGCCGCCGTCGAACAGCACCGCCGCTCCCTGGCCATCGGCGACGAGATCGGCGCCGTCATCGTGCAGCACTCCGCGCACTGCAACATCGGCTACGCCCATCTCACCCTCGGCGAACCGGCCGCCGCCGTACCGCACTTCGAGGAGAGCCTGCGCATCCTCGGCGGCCACGGCGACTGGCACGGCGAGTCACAGACCCGCCTCGGCCTGGTCCGTGCCCTGCGGCTCCTCGGCCGTGGTGAACACGCCGGCACCGAGTGCGCCGAACTGCTCCGCCGCGCGGACGCCCGCGCCGACCGCTACATGGGCGGCCTGGCCAGGCACCAACTCGGGCTGCTGCTACGGGAACAGGGCCGCGCGGAGGAGGCGTACGAGGAGTGGCGGGCCGCCCTCGACGCGCTCGACGGGACGGACGAGAAGGCGGTCGTCAGGGAACTCGGCGAGCTGTTGTCGCAGTGTGACGCGCGTCGACCGGCGCGGCCGTAG
- a CDS encoding TetR/AcrR family transcriptional regulator C-terminal domain-containing protein: protein MPTKRPPTPNNGEPIWLREAKAEAEAERAAKTPLTRERIVRAAMAVADSEGLDAVSIRRIAGELKARPMSLYAHIESKDDLFELMHDAAVEETLVGEVPADWREALRLLARFNRAAALRHPWLLATRDTGCPIGPASLKRMDESAAAVRGLDADSAVLRALILAVDTFTLGHVTAELSGGIRRRTSEAVSTARREAGTEYVRTQIDAGKLPHLAEAGFSELLYDDDPAASFERGLDWLLAGAAGSLDQ from the coding sequence GTGCCGACGAAACGCCCTCCCACCCCGAACAACGGTGAGCCGATCTGGCTGCGCGAGGCCAAGGCCGAGGCCGAGGCCGAGCGCGCGGCGAAGACGCCGTTGACGCGCGAGCGGATCGTCCGGGCCGCGATGGCGGTCGCCGACAGCGAGGGGCTCGACGCCGTCTCGATCCGGCGGATCGCCGGCGAGTTGAAGGCGCGGCCGATGAGTCTCTACGCGCACATCGAGAGCAAGGACGACCTCTTCGAGCTGATGCACGACGCCGCGGTGGAGGAGACGCTCGTGGGCGAGGTCCCGGCCGACTGGCGCGAGGCGTTGCGCCTGCTCGCCCGGTTCAACAGGGCCGCCGCGCTGCGCCACCCGTGGCTGCTGGCCACCCGGGACACGGGGTGCCCGATCGGCCCCGCCTCGCTCAAGCGGATGGACGAGTCCGCGGCGGCGGTACGTGGTCTGGACGCCGACAGCGCCGTGCTGCGGGCGCTGATCCTCGCGGTCGACACGTTCACGCTGGGCCATGTGACGGCCGAGCTGTCGGGCGGGATCCGCCGCCGCACCAGCGAGGCCGTCAGCACCGCCCGGCGCGAGGCCGGCACGGAGTACGTCCGGACGCAGATCGACGCCGGCAAGCTGCCCCATCTCGCCGAGGCCGGCTTCTCCGAGCTCCTCTACGACGACGATCCGGCGGCGAGTTTCGAGCGCGGCCTCGACTGGCTGCTGGCCGGGGCCGCCGGATCGCTCGACCAGTAG
- a CDS encoding DUF7666 domain-containing protein yields the protein MDTTETIETIQTIECYRFVEDDLTSANGDVSWRIGEWQRTSGPIRCCSNGLHAAPTPRDSLRHVYGRRWFLAEARGGISRQTHKFAASEMRLVEEIPAAVLRRFAVRCAQDALDRLERRHPLDARVRQCLRATEDFLDGGLGEGDLIEGRRAAGGAIAAGAPAGADTGRAVAATIAASYAADGDAGSWTAAAAAAAYAAHAAADAVEAAEALIAVYAAVHNVAAGIEAAHTADRAATAAHTAAAAGAAAHAAAVAAARGTYAADTAADPYYAAFSEFSAHPTDTHYLAQNATLVELIGEARAARV from the coding sequence GTGGACACCACGGAGACGATCGAGACGATCCAGACGATCGAGTGCTACCGATTCGTCGAGGACGACCTCACCTCGGCGAACGGAGACGTGTCCTGGCGCATCGGTGAATGGCAGCGGACGAGCGGACCGATCCGCTGCTGCTCGAACGGCCTGCACGCGGCACCGACCCCGAGGGACTCCCTGCGACACGTCTACGGCCGCCGTTGGTTCCTCGCGGAGGCGAGGGGCGGGATATCGCGGCAGACCCACAAGTTCGCGGCGAGCGAGATGCGGCTCGTGGAGGAGATCCCGGCAGCGGTTCTACGGCGGTTCGCGGTCCGGTGCGCGCAGGACGCCCTCGACCGTCTGGAGCGGCGGCACCCGCTCGACGCCCGGGTACGCCAGTGCCTCCGGGCCACGGAGGACTTTCTCGACGGCGGGCTCGGCGAGGGGGACCTGATCGAGGGGCGCCGGGCCGCGGGCGGTGCCATCGCCGCGGGTGCGCCCGCCGGCGCGGACACGGGACGCGCCGTCGCCGCCACGATCGCCGCGTCCTACGCCGCCGACGGTGACGCCGGTTCGTGGACGGCCGCCGCGGCGGCAGCGGCGTACGCGGCCCATGCCGCCGCGGACGCCGTCGAGGCGGCCGAGGCGCTGATAGCCGTGTACGCGGCGGTGCACAACGTCGCGGCCGGCATCGAGGCCGCCCACACCGCCGACCGCGCGGCCACCGCCGCCCACACGGCCGCCGCGGCGGGCGCCGCCGCCCACGCCGCGGCCGTCGCGGCGGCACGCGGCACCTACGCGGCCGACACCGCCGCAGACCCCTACTACGCGGCCTTCTCGGAGTTCTCCGCACACCCCACCGACACCCACTACCTGGCCCAGAACGCCACGCTCGTCGAGCTGATCGGCGAGGCGAGAGCGGCCCGCGTGTGA
- the rpsR gene encoding 30S ribosomal protein S18, with product MPRKPERRPTKSRRNPLDAAGVTYIDYKDTDLLRKFVSDRGKIRSRRVTGVSAQQQRQLAAAIKNAREMALLPYSTR from the coding sequence GTGCCCCGCAAACCCGAGCGCAGGCCCACCAAGTCCCGCCGTAATCCCCTGGACGCGGCCGGAGTGACGTACATCGACTACAAGGACACCGACCTGCTGCGGAAGTTCGTCTCCGACCGCGGGAAGATCCGCAGCCGACGGGTCACAGGCGTATCCGCGCAGCAGCAAAGGCAGTTGGCCGCGGCGATCAAGAACGCGCGGGAGATGGCATTGTTGCCCTACTCGACGCGATAG
- the rpmB gene encoding 50S ribosomal protein L28 — MSAHCMLTGARPGFGNRISHSHRRTSRRFDPNIQSKRYWLPGEGRYVRLRLSTKGIKTVDAIGVEAAVARIRERGVRI, encoded by the coding sequence ATGTCCGCCCATTGCATGCTGACCGGCGCCCGGCCCGGTTTCGGCAACCGCATCTCCCACTCCCACCGGCGTACGTCGCGCCGCTTCGACCCGAACATCCAGTCCAAGCGCTATTGGCTGCCCGGCGAGGGCCGTTACGTACGGCTGCGGTTGAGCACCAAGGGGATCAAGACCGTGGACGCGATCGGCGTCGAGGCGGCCGTGGCCCGGATCCGTGAGCGCGGGGTGCGAATCTGA
- a CDS encoding DUF2786 domain-containing protein codes for MSSPTTPVERAFEAALYTDTHDALDAGASILAAAPEADPELARRGREFVAAAWRRGWQPADVVRLVRRESDDVHVRLVSELIRAQAPDDRARGPRWAAQLDELAAAEPPFRTDRFTHATTVLELYRLLLRLPSLEPLDDGHEPKRHENRRPASRMLTRVRALLAKAEATGFPEEAEALSAKAQELMARHSIDEALLDAQAPAKDAPGACRIGVEAPYEQAKAVLLDAVAGANHCRAVWNEAFGFSTVVGFEGDLEVVELLYTSLLVQATTAMTKAEAAQRAGGRRRTKTFRQSFLAAYAHRIGDRLAQAAETQVTDDLLPVLATREVAVTDRVDAMFPQTTTTRLRGVTDEAGWTEGAEAADRAQVRARPPLD; via the coding sequence GTGAGCAGCCCGACCACCCCCGTGGAGCGCGCCTTCGAGGCCGCCCTCTACACCGACACCCACGACGCCCTCGACGCGGGCGCCTCGATCCTCGCCGCCGCCCCCGAAGCGGACCCCGAACTGGCCCGCCGAGGCAGGGAGTTCGTGGCGGCGGCCTGGCGGCGCGGCTGGCAGCCCGCAGATGTCGTACGGCTGGTTCGGCGGGAGTCGGACGACGTGCACGTACGGCTCGTGTCCGAGCTGATCCGGGCGCAGGCGCCGGACGACCGGGCGCGCGGCCCCCGCTGGGCGGCCCAGCTCGACGAACTGGCCGCCGCCGAGCCGCCGTTCCGCACCGACCGCTTCACGCACGCCACCACCGTCCTGGAGCTGTACCGCCTGCTGCTACGGCTCCCGAGCCTGGAACCCCTGGACGACGGACACGAACCGAAACGGCACGAGAACCGTCGGCCCGCCTCCCGCATGCTCACCCGCGTCCGCGCGCTGCTCGCGAAGGCGGAGGCGACCGGGTTCCCGGAGGAGGCGGAGGCGCTGAGCGCCAAGGCGCAGGAGCTGATGGCGCGGCACAGTATCGACGAGGCGCTGCTCGACGCGCAGGCGCCGGCGAAGGACGCGCCCGGCGCGTGCCGGATCGGGGTCGAGGCGCCGTACGAGCAGGCGAAGGCGGTGCTGCTGGACGCGGTCGCCGGGGCGAACCACTGCCGGGCCGTGTGGAACGAGGCCTTCGGTTTCTCGACCGTCGTCGGCTTCGAGGGCGATCTGGAGGTGGTCGAACTCCTCTACACCTCTCTCCTCGTGCAGGCCACGACCGCGATGACGAAGGCGGAGGCGGCCCAGCGCGCGGGCGGCCGCCGGCGGACCAAGACCTTCCGGCAGTCCTTCCTCGCGGCCTACGCCCACCGCATCGGGGACCGGCTGGCGCAGGCCGCCGAGACGCAGGTCACCGACGACCTGCTCCCGGTCCTCGCCACCCGCGAGGTCGCCGTCACCGACCGCGTCGACGCGATGTTCCCGCAGACGACCACGACCCGGCTGCGCGGGGTCACCGACGAGGCGGGCTGGACGGAGGGCGCGGAGGCGGCGGACCGGGCACAGGTGAGGGCCAGGCCGCCGCTCGACTGA
- a CDS encoding Clp protease N-terminal domain-containing protein, protein MTTNPNVTSSVRLDDLIDAIKKVHPAPLDQLEDAVIAADHLGDVADHLIGHFVDQARRSGASWTDIGKSMGVTRQAAQKRFVAKESADLDPSQGFSRYTLRARNVVMASHNEAVAARNPEGRPEHLVLGLLAEPDALAGKAITAQGVLLDAVRQAATAALPPAGEEVPDLIPYGPDAKKVLELTFREALRLGHNYIGTEHILLALLEHENGEGVLNGLGIDKPTSERHIAEMLHRLQG, encoded by the coding sequence ATGACGACCAACCCGAACGTCACCTCATCCGTACGCCTCGACGACCTCATCGACGCCATCAAGAAGGTCCACCCCGCGCCGCTGGACCAGCTCGAGGACGCGGTGATCGCCGCCGACCACCTGGGCGACGTGGCGGACCACCTGATCGGCCACTTCGTGGACCAGGCCCGGCGCTCCGGTGCCTCCTGGACGGACATCGGCAAGAGCATGGGCGTCACTCGGCAGGCGGCCCAGAAGCGCTTCGTGGCCAAGGAGTCCGCCGACCTCGACCCCAGCCAGGGCTTCAGCCGCTACACCCTGCGCGCCCGCAACGTGGTGATGGCCTCCCACAACGAGGCCGTGGCCGCCCGCAACCCGGAGGGCCGGCCCGAGCACCTCGTCCTCGGTCTGCTCGCCGAACCGGACGCCCTGGCGGGCAAGGCGATCACCGCGCAGGGGGTCCTCCTGGACGCCGTACGCCAGGCGGCCACCGCGGCGCTCCCGCCGGCCGGCGAGGAGGTCCCGGACCTCATCCCCTACGGCCCCGACGCCAAGAAGGTCCTGGAACTCACCTTCCGCGAGGCCCTGCGCCTGGGCCACAACTACATCGGCACCGAGCACATCCTGCTCGCCCTGCTGGAGCACGAGAACGGCGAGGGCGTGCTGAACGGCCTGGGCATCGACAAGCCCACGTCGGAGCGGCACATCGCCGAGATGCTGCACCGGCTCCAGGGCTGA
- the rpsN gene encoding 30S ribosomal protein S14: MAKKSKIAKNERRREIVARYAVRRAELKEIVRRPGSTEAERAAAQRELRNQPRDASATRVRNRDQVDGRPRGYFRAFGLSRVNLRGQAHSGYLPGVRKSSW, from the coding sequence ATGGCGAAGAAGAGCAAGATCGCGAAGAACGAGCGGCGGCGGGAGATCGTCGCGCGGTACGCGGTACGGCGGGCCGAGTTGAAGGAGATCGTCCGGCGGCCCGGCTCCACCGAGGCCGAACGGGCCGCCGCGCAGCGGGAGTTGCGGAACCAGCCGCGGGACGCCAGTGCCACCCGGGTTCGCAACCGCGACCAGGTCGACGGGCGGCCCCGTGGTTACTTCCGTGCCTTCGGGCTGTCCCGGGTGAATCTGCGCGGGCAGGCTCACAGCGGATACCTACCCGGCGTCCGCAAATCCTCCTGGTAA
- a CDS encoding DUF397 domain-containing protein produces the protein MAATQLDGVAWQKSRHSNSQGSCVEFARLPGGDVAVRNSRFPDGPALVYTRAEIEAMLLGIKDGEFDHLIVG, from the coding sequence ATGGCTGCCACGCAGCTAGACGGAGTGGCCTGGCAGAAGAGCAGGCACAGCAACTCGCAGGGGTCCTGCGTGGAGTTCGCGCGGCTGCCCGGCGGAGACGTCGCCGTGCGCAACTCGCGCTTCCCCGACGGCCCGGCGCTCGTCTATACCCGCGCCGAAATCGAGGCGATGCTCCTGGGCATCAAGGACGGCGAGTTCGACCACCTGATAGTGGGATAG
- the rpmG gene encoding 50S ribosomal protein L33 codes for MARNELRPVIKLRSTAGTGYTYVTRKNRRNDPDRLTLRKYDPAAGRHVDFREER; via the coding sequence ATGGCTCGCAACGAACTCCGTCCGGTCATCAAACTCCGGTCCACCGCCGGCACCGGCTACACCTACGTGACCCGCAAGAACCGCCGCAACGACCCCGACCGCCTGACCCTGCGCAAGTACGACCCGGCCGCCGGCCGCCACGTCGACTTCCGAGAGGAGCGCTGA
- a CDS encoding bifunctional 3'-5' exonuclease/DNA polymerase, with protein sequence MTGRWALAPAEGGGAEVAALGPDGLPVGAVRREPDLVEAVRGRPDVARWVWRSTAEVYPVLLAAGVRVERCYDIEDAETLLLGHEGRHGEPRSAAAALARLRGGAVPPDPPQRAAEPGAQSSLFEPQSVRLPLADLLAVYAEQQRRHDATTHPDRMRLLTASESAGMLVANEMNRAGLPWSADVHRELLHELLGERYVGGGEPRRLAELADEVSAAFGRRVRPDLPADVVKAFASAGIKVKSTRRWEIQSLDHPAVKPLLEYKKLYRIWVAHGWSWLQDWVREGRFRPEFLAGGTVTGRWVTNGGGGLQIPKVIRRAVVADPGWRLVVADADQMEPRVLAAISRDPGLMEVAGRASDLYQSVSDRAFSGDRDQAKIAVLGAVYGQTSGDGLKNLAALRRRFPKAVAYVDDAAKAGEEGRLVRTWLGRTCPPVAGGEDAAEEAGIPQDDPVTASADQGWVPGYASTNSRARGRFARNFVVQGSAADWALLMLAALRRSCAELSAELVFFQHDEVIVHCPEEEAEAVAAAIQEAADLAGRLTFGETPVRFPFTVAVVECYADAK encoded by the coding sequence ATGACCGGCCGCTGGGCGCTCGCTCCGGCCGAGGGCGGTGGCGCGGAGGTCGCCGCCCTCGGTCCGGACGGGCTGCCCGTGGGGGCGGTGCGGCGGGAGCCGGATCTCGTCGAGGCCGTGCGCGGCCGTCCCGACGTGGCCCGGTGGGTGTGGCGGTCCACCGCCGAGGTGTATCCCGTGCTGCTCGCCGCGGGGGTGCGGGTGGAGCGGTGCTACGACATCGAGGACGCCGAGACCCTGCTGCTCGGGCACGAGGGGAGGCACGGCGAGCCGCGGTCGGCGGCGGCCGCGCTGGCCCGGTTGCGCGGTGGGGCCGTACCGCCGGATCCGCCGCAGCGGGCCGCCGAGCCCGGCGCGCAGTCCTCGCTCTTCGAGCCGCAGAGCGTCCGTCTCCCCCTGGCCGACCTGCTCGCCGTGTACGCCGAGCAGCAGCGGCGGCACGACGCCACCACCCACCCCGACCGGATGCGGCTGCTCACCGCGTCCGAGTCGGCGGGGATGCTGGTCGCCAATGAAATGAACAGGGCGGGGCTGCCGTGGAGCGCCGACGTGCACCGGGAGCTGCTGCACGAGTTGCTGGGCGAGCGGTATGTGGGAGGCGGTGAGCCGCGGCGGCTCGCCGAGCTGGCGGACGAGGTGTCGGCCGCCTTCGGGAGACGGGTGCGGCCCGATCTGCCCGCGGATGTCGTCAAGGCCTTCGCCAGCGCCGGAATCAAGGTCAAGTCGACCCGGCGCTGGGAGATCCAGTCCCTCGACCATCCGGCCGTGAAGCCGCTGCTGGAGTACAAGAAGCTGTACCGGATCTGGGTCGCCCATGGCTGGTCCTGGCTGCAGGACTGGGTGCGGGAGGGGCGGTTCCGGCCGGAGTTCCTCGCGGGCGGGACCGTCACCGGGCGCTGGGTCACCAACGGCGGGGGCGGGCTGCAGATCCCCAAGGTCATCCGGCGGGCCGTGGTCGCCGACCCGGGCTGGCGGCTGGTCGTGGCCGACGCCGACCAGATGGAGCCGCGGGTGCTCGCCGCGATCTCCCGCGACCCCGGGCTGATGGAAGTGGCCGGCCGGGCCAGCGACCTCTACCAGTCCGTGTCCGACCGCGCCTTCTCCGGCGACCGCGACCAGGCCAAGATCGCCGTGCTCGGCGCGGTCTACGGCCAGACCTCCGGCGACGGCCTCAAGAACCTCGCGGCGCTCAGACGCCGGTTCCCCAAGGCGGTGGCGTACGTCGACGACGCCGCGAAGGCGGGCGAGGAGGGACGGCTCGTCCGGACCTGGCTGGGGCGGACCTGCCCGCCGGTGGCCGGGGGCGAGGACGCGGCGGAGGAGGCGGGCATCCCCCAGGACGATCCCGTCACGGCCTCCGCCGACCAGGGCTGGGTGCCGGGGTACGCCTCGACCAACTCCCGTGCCCGGGGCCGTTTCGCGCGCAACTTCGTCGTCCAGGGCAGCGCGGCGGACTGGGCGCTGCTGATGCTCGCCGCGCTCCGCCGGTCCTGTGCGGAGCTGTCGGCCGAGCTGGTCTTCTTCCAGCACGACGAGGTGATCGTGCACTGCCCCGAGGAGGAGGCCGAGGCGGTGGCCGCCGCGATACAGGAGGCGGCCGACCTCGCCGGGCGGCTGACGTTCGGGGAGACACCGGTGCGGTTCCCGTTCACGGTGGCGGTCGTCGAGTGCTACGCCGACGCCAAATAA
- a CDS encoding DUF4232 domain-containing protein, protein MRTIPLAVAALASALLLTACDSGSGGGSSDSKNGSACSFDGVAVQVGPASTAPAAGDTGEVPVSLTNQSKPCELDGFPGATLEGGGTKVVLSAQKGAKAQKLKLAKGDAASFTITYVRGKAGDKLSLAATKLVVTLPGSDDSASYKWSYGPVQGKTSVSDSDASVSAFTQAGD, encoded by the coding sequence ATGCGCACCATTCCCCTCGCCGTCGCCGCACTCGCGTCGGCTCTGCTTCTGACCGCCTGCGACAGTGGCAGTGGCGGTGGTTCCTCCGACAGCAAGAACGGGTCGGCCTGTTCCTTCGACGGGGTCGCTGTCCAGGTCGGGCCCGCCAGTACCGCTCCGGCCGCCGGTGACACCGGTGAGGTTCCCGTCTCGCTCACCAATCAGAGCAAGCCGTGCGAACTGGACGGGTTCCCTGGTGCCACGCTGGAGGGCGGCGGTACCAAGGTCGTCCTCAGCGCGCAGAAGGGCGCCAAGGCGCAGAAGCTGAAGCTCGCCAAGGGCGACGCCGCGTCCTTCACCATCACCTACGTCCGCGGCAAGGCGGGCGACAAGCTGAGCCTGGCCGCGACGAAGCTGGTCGTCACCCTGCCCGGCAGCGACGACAGCGCGAGCTACAAGTGGTCGTACGGCCCCGTCCAGGGCAAGACCTCCGTGAGCGACTCGGATGCCTCGGTCAGTGCCTTCACTCAGGCCGGCGACTGA